In Acanthopagrus latus isolate v.2019 chromosome 17, fAcaLat1.1, whole genome shotgun sequence, the following are encoded in one genomic region:
- the igflr1 gene encoding IGF-like family receptor 1 isoform X1: MMGYSRNCPDLTTFWRNSQCVPCGLKAGYEVSPNCGFDDKGGRHEPPFRACKDNTYNPGRWAKCAPCGSCPTGHSTVSPCSATTDTQCRDTRTHTTEVPYKETATTTATTITTPQSVSEFSTIQAIRESTNPTNKASKTSLLPEHPNPLHWAVPLVILISIALVVLSAVLIYTRRRRGQGRVLAYDRRSSYTNAGFSSLSTPPDNSDVLSPAILSAPLQTVLDNLDVLEELVILLDPEIHGLKNTKHLASHCSFPSTWITYSYSMKDSKSPLKAVLEGVTSRHPEWTVGHLAKMFRLMERNDAIAALAKLRPSQMDV; the protein is encoded by the exons ATGATGGGCTACTCTCGAAACTGCCCCGATCTGACCACTTTCTGGCGAAACTCGCAGTGTGTGCCATGTGGCCTTAAGGCAG GATATGAAGTGAGTCCTAACTGTGGCTTCGATGACAAAGGGGGGCGACACGAGCCCCCATTCAGAGCGTGCAAAGACAACACGTACAACCCGGGCAGGTGGGCGAAGTGTGCGCCGTGTGGCTCCTGTCCGACCGGACACAGCACCGTCAGCCCCTGCAGCGCGACCACCGACACGCAGTGCCGAGACACGAG GACCCATACCACCGAAGTTCCATACAAA GAAACAGCGACGacgacagcaacaacaataacaacacctCAGAGTGTCTCAGAATTTTCTACG ATTCAGGCAATCCGAGAATCCACTAACCCAACAAACAAAGCCTCTAAAACATCTTTGCTCCCTGAACACCCTAACCCTCTGCACT GGGCAGTACCACTGGTTATCCTGATTTCCATTGCACTGGTCGTGCTGTCTGCTGTTCTAATCTACACAAGGCGGAGAAGAG GTCAAGGCAGAGTGTTGGCTTATGACAGAAGATCATCGTACACCAATGCTGGgttctcttctctctctacTCCGCCTGATAACAGTGACGTGCTGA GTCCCGCCATCCTGTCTGCACCTTTACAAACAGTGCTGGACAACCTGGATGTTCTGGAGGAGCTGGTGATTTTATTGGATCCGGAAATCCACGGGCTAAAGAACACCAAACATCTGGCCTCTCATTgctccttcccctccacctgGATTACTTACAGCTACTCCATGAAGGACAGTAAGAGCCCCCTGAAAGCCGTGCTGGAGGGGGTCACCAGCCGGCACCCGGAGTGGACAGTAGGACACCTGGCTAAGATGTTCCGACTTATGGAGCGCAACGATGCCATCGCTGCTCTCGCCAAACTCAGGCCGAGTCAGATGGACGTGTAG
- the igflr1 gene encoding IGF-like family receptor 1 isoform X2: MMGYSRNCPDLTTFWRNSQCVPCGLKAGYEVSPNCGFDDKGGRHEPPFRACKDNTYNPGRWAKCAPCGSCPTGHSTVSPCSATTDTQCRDTRTHTTEVPYKIQAIRESTNPTNKASKTSLLPEHPNPLHWAVPLVILISIALVVLSAVLIYTRRRRGQGRVLAYDRRSSYTNAGFSSLSTPPDNSDVLSPAILSAPLQTVLDNLDVLEELVILLDPEIHGLKNTKHLASHCSFPSTWITYSYSMKDSKSPLKAVLEGVTSRHPEWTVGHLAKMFRLMERNDAIAALAKLRPSQMDV, from the exons ATGATGGGCTACTCTCGAAACTGCCCCGATCTGACCACTTTCTGGCGAAACTCGCAGTGTGTGCCATGTGGCCTTAAGGCAG GATATGAAGTGAGTCCTAACTGTGGCTTCGATGACAAAGGGGGGCGACACGAGCCCCCATTCAGAGCGTGCAAAGACAACACGTACAACCCGGGCAGGTGGGCGAAGTGTGCGCCGTGTGGCTCCTGTCCGACCGGACACAGCACCGTCAGCCCCTGCAGCGCGACCACCGACACGCAGTGCCGAGACACGAG GACCCATACCACCGAAGTTCCATACAAA ATTCAGGCAATCCGAGAATCCACTAACCCAACAAACAAAGCCTCTAAAACATCTTTGCTCCCTGAACACCCTAACCCTCTGCACT GGGCAGTACCACTGGTTATCCTGATTTCCATTGCACTGGTCGTGCTGTCTGCTGTTCTAATCTACACAAGGCGGAGAAGAG GTCAAGGCAGAGTGTTGGCTTATGACAGAAGATCATCGTACACCAATGCTGGgttctcttctctctctacTCCGCCTGATAACAGTGACGTGCTGA GTCCCGCCATCCTGTCTGCACCTTTACAAACAGTGCTGGACAACCTGGATGTTCTGGAGGAGCTGGTGATTTTATTGGATCCGGAAATCCACGGGCTAAAGAACACCAAACATCTGGCCTCTCATTgctccttcccctccacctgGATTACTTACAGCTACTCCATGAAGGACAGTAAGAGCCCCCTGAAAGCCGTGCTGGAGGGGGTCACCAGCCGGCACCCGGAGTGGACAGTAGGACACCTGGCTAAGATGTTCCGACTTATGGAGCGCAACGATGCCATCGCTGCTCTCGCCAAACTCAGGCCGAGTCAGATGGACGTGTAG
- the LOC119005823 gene encoding G protein-activated inward rectifier potassium channel 3 isoform X1, producing the protein MYPGARRDYNFETRGSPGSCGTTVSIGATAPPRTTQDGTRGRRTSMPCQPKSIMVVHSTPSGEDIQSKSFVINADNDPTFTPPDIMPGSFSRLATAKKRHKSTTDITYRGHMCLPPPSTLGQTDREQAFLHHCSLRETNNVSHYPRHALSVPNMGSTSPLGAINNSPMHNTPLSPAHSSMSSPAREMERLAKARSKLLESECNQTPTITPETRGQLRYVSKDGKCRVNLCNISERGCFLSDIFTSFVDLQYRWFLFVFMMCYITTWFLFAGLYFLNASLRGDLGQDPSQGTTAGEHVDQRPCYVGVDGLISALLFSVETQRTIGYGSWTVSPVCHEGVLLVMMQCIVGSMIDALMVGCMFVKISRPKKRAEALLFSRTCVIANRDDQLCLMFRLGDLRESHMVDAKVHAKLIKSRQTAEGEFLPLEQTEIDLGYETGSDRLFLVEPQVIQHNTDCNSPLWELGLEQLRRQFEIIVILEGIVEATGKSLLMGNKRFLYPFKNICCHCSRSQTKCN; encoded by the exons ATGTATCCTGGTGCGAGAAGAGACTACAACTTTGAGACCAGAGGATCCCCTGGATCCTGCGGAACAACAGTGAGCATAGGAGCCACGGCGCCTCCACGGACCACCCAGGATGGGACGAGGGGGCGGCGAACGTCCATGCCCTGTCAACCAAAATCTATCATGGTTGTCCATTCCACACCTTCGGGAGAGGACATTCAGTCTAAGAGCTTCGTAATAAAT GCAGACAATGACCCAACCTTTACTCCTCCGGACATCATGCCAGGGAGTTTTTCCCGGCTTGCAACAGCCAAGAAACGTCATAAGAGTACAACAGACATTACTTATCGGGGCCACATGTGCTTGCCTCCACCTTCCACCCTTGgtcaaacagacagagagcaagCCTTTTTGCACCACTGCTCACTGAGAGAGACCAACAATGTTTCTCACTACCCCCGCCATGCGCTCAGCGTGCCCAACATGGGCAGCACCAGCCCCCTTGGTGCCATTAACAACAGCCCTATGCACAACACCCCACTCtcacctgcacacagcagcatgtcCAGCCCTGCtagagagatggagaggctGGCTAAGGCTCGGAGTAAACTCCTCGAGAGCGAGTGCAACCAAACCCCCACCATTACTCCAGAAACCCGAGGGCAACTTCGGTATGTCTCCAAGGATGGGAAGTGTCGTGTCAATCTGTGTAACATTTCTGAGAGGggctgcttcctgtctgataTCTTTACCTCTTTTGTGGACCTCCAGTACCGCTGgtttctatttgttttcatgatgtgcTACATCACCACGTGGTTCCTGTTTGCTGGACTCTACTTCTTGAATGCTTCCCTCAGAGGTGACCTAGGACAAGATCCATCACAAGGGACCACTGCAGGCGAACATGTAGACCAAAGGCCCTGCTATGTAGGTGTAGATGGCCTCATCTCAGCTCTGCTCTTCTCGGTAGAGACACAGCGCACCATTGGTTATGGGTCATGGACTGTATCTCCTGTCTGCCATGAGGGTGTGCTGCTGGTAATGATGCAATGTATTGTTGGCTCCATGATCGATGCACTCATGGTGGGTTGCATGTTTGTCAAAATATCCCGACCTAAGAAGCGGGCTGAGGCTCTTCTCTTCAGTCGCACTTGCGTTATTGCCAACCGTGATGACCAACTGTGCTTGATGTTCCGTCTGGGGGACCTGAGAGAAAGTCACATGGTGGACGCCAAGGTCCACGCGAAATTAATCAAGTCCCGCCAAACAGCTGAGGGTGAGTTCCTTCCACTTGAGCAGACCGAGATTGATCTTGGTTATGAAACTGGGTCAGATCGACTCTTCTTAGTGGAGCCACAAGTCATTCAACACAATACTGACTGCAACAGTCCACTCTGGGAGCTGGGCCTGGAGCAGCTCAGACGGCAGTTTGAGATAATTGTCATCTTGGAAGGAATTGTTGAGGCCACAG
- the LOC119005823 gene encoding G protein-activated inward rectifier potassium channel 3 isoform X2 produces the protein MYPGARRDYNFETRGSPGSCGTTVSIGATAPPRTTQDGTRGRRTSMPCQPKSIMVVHSTPSGEDIQSKSFVINADNDPTFTPPDIMPGSFSRLATAKKRHKSTTDITYRGHMCLPPPSTLGQTDREQAFLHHCSLRETNNVSHYPRHALSVPNMGSTSPLGAINNSPMHNTPLSPAHSSMSSPAREMERLAKARSKLLESECNQTPTITPETRGQLRYVSKDGKCRVNLCNISERGCFLSDIFTSFVDLQYRWFLFVFMMCYITTWFLFAGLYFLNASLRGDLGQDPSQGTTAGEHVDQRPCYVGVDGLISALLFSVETQRTIGYGSWTVSPVCHEGVLLVMMQCIVGSMIDALMVGCMFVKISRPKKRAEALLFSRTCVIANRDDQLCLMFRLGDLRESHMVDAKVHAKLIKSRQTAEGEFLPLEQTEIDLGYETGSDRLFLVEPQVIQHNTDCNSPLWELGLEQLRRQFEIIVILEGIVEATGE, from the exons ATGTATCCTGGTGCGAGAAGAGACTACAACTTTGAGACCAGAGGATCCCCTGGATCCTGCGGAACAACAGTGAGCATAGGAGCCACGGCGCCTCCACGGACCACCCAGGATGGGACGAGGGGGCGGCGAACGTCCATGCCCTGTCAACCAAAATCTATCATGGTTGTCCATTCCACACCTTCGGGAGAGGACATTCAGTCTAAGAGCTTCGTAATAAAT GCAGACAATGACCCAACCTTTACTCCTCCGGACATCATGCCAGGGAGTTTTTCCCGGCTTGCAACAGCCAAGAAACGTCATAAGAGTACAACAGACATTACTTATCGGGGCCACATGTGCTTGCCTCCACCTTCCACCCTTGgtcaaacagacagagagcaagCCTTTTTGCACCACTGCTCACTGAGAGAGACCAACAATGTTTCTCACTACCCCCGCCATGCGCTCAGCGTGCCCAACATGGGCAGCACCAGCCCCCTTGGTGCCATTAACAACAGCCCTATGCACAACACCCCACTCtcacctgcacacagcagcatgtcCAGCCCTGCtagagagatggagaggctGGCTAAGGCTCGGAGTAAACTCCTCGAGAGCGAGTGCAACCAAACCCCCACCATTACTCCAGAAACCCGAGGGCAACTTCGGTATGTCTCCAAGGATGGGAAGTGTCGTGTCAATCTGTGTAACATTTCTGAGAGGggctgcttcctgtctgataTCTTTACCTCTTTTGTGGACCTCCAGTACCGCTGgtttctatttgttttcatgatgtgcTACATCACCACGTGGTTCCTGTTTGCTGGACTCTACTTCTTGAATGCTTCCCTCAGAGGTGACCTAGGACAAGATCCATCACAAGGGACCACTGCAGGCGAACATGTAGACCAAAGGCCCTGCTATGTAGGTGTAGATGGCCTCATCTCAGCTCTGCTCTTCTCGGTAGAGACACAGCGCACCATTGGTTATGGGTCATGGACTGTATCTCCTGTCTGCCATGAGGGTGTGCTGCTGGTAATGATGCAATGTATTGTTGGCTCCATGATCGATGCACTCATGGTGGGTTGCATGTTTGTCAAAATATCCCGACCTAAGAAGCGGGCTGAGGCTCTTCTCTTCAGTCGCACTTGCGTTATTGCCAACCGTGATGACCAACTGTGCTTGATGTTCCGTCTGGGGGACCTGAGAGAAAGTCACATGGTGGACGCCAAGGTCCACGCGAAATTAATCAAGTCCCGCCAAACAGCTGAGGGTGAGTTCCTTCCACTTGAGCAGACCGAGATTGATCTTGGTTATGAAACTGGGTCAGATCGACTCTTCTTAGTGGAGCCACAAGTCATTCAACACAATACTGACTGCAACAGTCCACTCTGGGAGCTGGGCCTGGAGCAGCTCAGACGGCAGTTTGAGATAATTGTCATCTTGGAAGGAATTGTTGAGGCCACAGGTGAGTAA